The Sagittula sp. P11 genome window below encodes:
- a CDS encoding Lrp/AsnC family transcriptional regulator: MKIDDTDRKILVQLQRDASQSLDEIAKAVGSSKTPVWNRIRKMKEAGVIGAQTVLLDADALGFEACFFVLIRTSEHEAEWQRRFLKALQERPEVQEAHRLAGDIDYILKVRVKNARAYDAFYQALISEVKVHNVTALLSMEEIKATVALPL, translated from the coding sequence ATGAAGATCGACGATACAGACCGGAAAATCCTTGTGCAGTTGCAGCGTGACGCGAGCCAGTCGCTGGACGAGATTGCCAAGGCGGTGGGGTCCTCGAAGACCCCGGTCTGGAACCGGATTCGCAAGATGAAGGAGGCCGGGGTGATCGGCGCGCAGACCGTGCTGCTGGATGCCGATGCGCTTGGGTTCGAGGCGTGTTTCTTCGTGCTGATCCGCACGTCGGAGCACGAGGCGGAGTGGCAGCGGCGGTTCCTCAAGGCCCTGCAGGAGCGCCCGGAGGTGCAGGAGGCGCACCGCCTGGCGGGCGACATCGACTACATCCTGAAGGTGAGGGTGAAGAACGCGCGGGCCTATGACGCCTTCTACCAGGCGTTGATCTCGGAGGTGAAGGTGCACAACGTAACGGCGCTTTTGTCGATGGAGGAGATCAAGGCGACGGTGGCGCTGCCCCTGTAG